One Phycisphaeraceae bacterium genomic region harbors:
- a CDS encoding DUF4091 domain-containing protein, with product MTITWWTTHSLAKIFPDSQPGHAPSRQIELWAARGEREDAQVAILPASVQEGRIISGVRINGANFSFSALTGPRGAKIPRSCLEGFWQWYVFVHDNPRGNRDRSTVLRTAPGFFPDAFLEDKQTTLRGGMTTPLWVRLSVPADAVPGDYRGSLTIRLPQPNGEVQTIRVPIRLHVWPFTIPARPSLRHTEWCYPNLVADYYHVKHWSEEHWQWLARIARDMVEHRQDTIFTPFSNLVIITRQDNGRLHMDMSRLDRWLDTFLGAGLQWIEGTHVASRVGDWHSQFSWNRFAIRDQRGKVIDTSVKAMTDAQFEPIIRGLIKAVYAHLEKRGLRKRCFQHVADEPLPSNLKSWKRLAGKIHRWIPDVPRIDAVMSEGLEDYCEIRVPQIQEIHGPAKADGKGQMWAYTCLAPQGIYPNRFLDFASIRNRILFWLAWSLHLKGYLHWGYAYWTRWPQVPAEVPLSPWFDAAAASHYCCDSQPLPAGDPHIVYPGKDSICSSLRWEVVRKGMEDYEMLKLLEQAVRRPQKRDRQALAKGRALLEQVRTAIAPSPAGHSHDAEQLLDIRRQIGDTIARLTPQAR from the coding sequence ATGACGATCACCTGGTGGACCACGCACTCCCTGGCCAAAATCTTTCCCGACAGCCAGCCCGGCCATGCGCCCAGCCGGCAGATCGAGCTTTGGGCCGCCCGCGGCGAACGCGAGGACGCCCAGGTAGCCATCCTTCCTGCGTCCGTGCAGGAAGGCCGAATCATCTCCGGCGTGCGGATCAACGGAGCTAATTTTTCCTTCAGCGCTCTGACAGGCCCGCGCGGGGCGAAGATTCCCCGCTCCTGTCTGGAGGGCTTCTGGCAGTGGTACGTCTTCGTTCACGATAATCCGCGGGGCAACCGCGATCGCTCGACCGTGCTCCGCACCGCCCCGGGATTTTTTCCCGACGCCTTTCTCGAAGACAAGCAGACGACCCTGCGGGGCGGCATGACCACGCCCTTGTGGGTGCGGCTGAGCGTCCCCGCCGACGCAGTCCCCGGCGATTACCGCGGAAGCCTGACCATCCGCCTGCCTCAGCCAAACGGCGAGGTGCAAACCATTCGCGTCCCGATCCGCCTGCACGTCTGGCCGTTCACGATTCCCGCTCGGCCCAGCCTGCGGCATACCGAGTGGTGCTACCCCAATCTGGTCGCCGACTATTACCACGTCAAACACTGGTCGGAAGAACACTGGCAGTGGCTTGCCCGCATCGCCCGCGACATGGTCGAGCATCGCCAGGACACCATCTTCACCCCTTTTAGCAATCTGGTCATCATCACCCGGCAGGACAATGGCCGCCTGCACATGGACATGAGCCGTCTGGACCGCTGGCTGGACACCTTCCTGGGCGCCGGCCTGCAGTGGATCGAAGGCACCCATGTCGCCAGCCGTGTGGGCGACTGGCACTCCCAGTTCAGTTGGAACCGCTTTGCCATCCGCGATCAGCGCGGCAAGGTCATCGACACTTCCGTCAAGGCGATGACCGATGCCCAGTTTGAGCCGATCATTCGCGGCTTGATCAAGGCTGTTTATGCCCACCTGGAAAAACGCGGCCTGCGGAAGCGCTGCTTCCAGCACGTAGCCGACGAGCCGCTGCCGTCAAACCTCAAGAGCTGGAAGCGGCTGGCGGGAAAAATCCACCGCTGGATTCCCGATGTTCCCCGCATCGACGCGGTCATGAGCGAAGGGCTTGAAGACTACTGCGAAATTCGCGTGCCCCAGATTCAGGAGATCCACGGACCCGCCAAAGCCGACGGCAAGGGGCAGATGTGGGCCTACACCTGCCTGGCGCCTCAGGGCATCTACCCCAACCGCTTCCTCGACTTCGCCTCGATCCGCAACCGCATTCTCTTCTGGCTGGCTTGGTCGCTCCATCTCAAGGGCTATCTGCACTGGGGCTATGCCTACTGGACCCGCTGGCCGCAGGTGCCCGCTGAGGTGCCGCTTTCGCCGTGGTTCGACGCCGCCGCCGCCAGCCACTATTGCTGCGACAGCCAACCCCTGCCCGCGGGTGATCCGCACATCGTCTATCCGGGCAAGGATTCGATCTGCTCATCCCTGCGCTGGGAAGTAGTCCGCAAGGGCATGGAAGATTACGAGATGCTGAAGCTGCTCGAACAAGCCGTCCGCCGCCCGCAAAAGCGCGACCGACAGGCTTTGGCCAAAGGTCGGGCCTTGCTCGAACAGGTCCGCACCGCCATTGCCCCCAGCCCCGCCGGGCACAGCCATGACGCCGAACAACTGCTGGACATCCGCCGTCAGATCGGTGACACCATCGCCCGCCTGACTCCGCAGGCGCGATGA